The following coding sequences are from one Beggiatoa alba B18LD window:
- the pepP gene encoding Xaa-Pro aminopeptidase, with protein MEQQEFARRRQSLMNLMSKGSIALLPTAPEQIRNRDVHFPYRPDSNFYYLTGFAEPDALLVLIPERKQGQYLLFCRERDPEKETWNGRRAGLEGACEYYGADDAFPITDIDDIVPGLLESCKRVYYPMGCYPSFDEKVLAWINQLRDKSRTGINAPREMIALDHILHEMRLFKSPAEIQAMQTAADIASRAHIRAMQYCRAGLYEYEIEAELQHEFKRSGSSFPAYPSIVGAGENACILHYTENTSLLKAGDLVLIDAGAEYDYYASDITRTFPVNGQFTAEQKAIYELVLESQYAAIEQSKAGNTWQAPHEAAVKVITTGLVKLGLLTGTVEEQLSSCGYKRFFMHRTGHWIGMDVHDVGDYKIDETWRTLVAGMVFTVEPGIYIPASDDIDPKWWNIGIRIEDDILITETGHVVLTAKTPKTVAEIEALVGKAQ; from the coding sequence ATGGAACAACAAGAATTTGCTCGCCGCCGTCAATCCCTTATGAATCTGATGAGTAAAGGCAGTATTGCTTTGCTTCCTACCGCTCCTGAGCAGATTCGCAATCGTGATGTTCATTTTCCCTATCGTCCAGATAGTAATTTTTACTACTTAACAGGCTTTGCTGAACCAGACGCTTTATTAGTGCTGATTCCTGAACGTAAACAGGGACAATATTTATTATTTTGTCGTGAGCGTGACCCTGAAAAAGAAACATGGAACGGACGGCGGGCAGGCTTAGAAGGGGCATGTGAATACTATGGCGCAGATGACGCTTTCCCAATTACGGACATCGACGACATCGTGCCCGGTTTATTAGAAAGTTGTAAACGGGTTTACTATCCAATGGGATGTTATCCCAGTTTCGACGAAAAAGTGCTAGCGTGGATTAATCAATTACGGGACAAATCACGGACAGGCATCAACGCACCGCGCGAAATGATTGCCTTAGACCATATTTTGCACGAAATGCGTTTATTCAAAAGTCCCGCAGAAATTCAAGCCATGCAAACTGCGGCAGATATTGCCAGCCGTGCACATATTCGCGCAATGCAATATTGTCGTGCAGGTCTTTATGAATATGAAATAGAAGCCGAATTGCAACATGAATTCAAGCGTAGTGGTAGCAGTTTTCCTGCTTATCCCTCGATAGTCGGTGCGGGAGAAAATGCTTGCATTCTGCACTACACCGAAAATACATCTCTGTTAAAAGCGGGGGATTTAGTCCTGATTGATGCAGGGGCTGAGTATGATTACTATGCATCTGATATTACAAGAACTTTTCCCGTAAATGGTCAATTTACAGCTGAACAAAAAGCCATCTATGAATTAGTCTTAGAGTCACAATATGCCGCGATTGAACAATCTAAAGCGGGCAACACGTGGCAAGCCCCGCATGAGGCAGCCGTAAAAGTCATTACGACAGGCTTGGTAAAGTTGGGACTACTGACAGGGACAGTAGAAGAACAGTTAAGCAGTTGCGGTTATAAACGCTTTTTTATGCATCGTACAGGACACTGGATAGGCATGGATGTGCATGATGTTGGCGATTATAAAATTGATGAGACATGGCGCACGCTGGTAGCAGGCATGGTTTTTACCGTAGAACCTGGTATCTATATTCCTGCCAGCGATGATATAGACCCCAAATGGTGGAATATTGGCATTCGCATTGAAGACGATATTTTAATCACCGAAACAGGTCATGTTGTGCTGACCGCAAAGACCCCGAAAACCGTTGCAGAAATAGAAGCCTTAGTCGGCAAAGCTCAATAA
- the typA gene encoding translational GTPase TypA has translation MISKLRNIAIIAHVDHGKTTLVDKLLRQSGTLDERSNLGERVMDSNAIEKERGITILAKNTAIRWNDYRINIVDTPGHADFGGEVERVLSMVDSVLLLVDAVDGPMPQTRFVTQKALQRGLRPIVVINKVDRDGARPDWVLDQTFDLFDRLGADEAQLDFPVIYASGLQGYAGLTSDIRGGDMQILFEAIIEHVPIPDVDPDEPFQLQVSALDYSSYVGIIGIGRISSGRIKTNTPVAVIDTKGEKRQGRILQVFGFHGLDRVEMPEATAGDIIAFTGLDPLYISDTICDPTHIVALPALTVDEPTVSMTFQVNTSPLSGQDGKYVTSRQIRERLQRELLHNVALRVADTDDPDKFIVSGRGELHLGILIENMRREGYELGVSRPQVITKIIDGVRHEPFESLTVDVEETHQGTIMELLGNRKADLLNMTPDGKGRVRLDFEIPSRGLIGFRTEFLTATSGTGLLYHIFDHYGPMKAGSIGQRNNGVLIANGAGKAVAYALFTLQERGRLFVGHGDAVYEGMVIGIHSRSNDLVVNPLKAKQLTNIRAAGSDENILLTPPIRYSLEQALEFIDDDELVEVTPKAVRIRKQLLGENDRKRASRASSDV, from the coding sequence GTGATTAGTAAATTACGTAATATTGCCATTATTGCCCACGTCGACCATGGAAAAACAACCTTAGTCGATAAGTTGTTGCGTCAATCAGGGACGTTAGATGAACGTTCTAATTTAGGCGAACGTGTGATGGACTCCAACGCCATTGAAAAGGAACGTGGGATTACCATTCTCGCTAAAAATACCGCCATTCGGTGGAATGATTACCGTATTAACATCGTTGACACACCTGGACACGCCGATTTCGGCGGCGAAGTCGAGCGGGTGCTGTCTATGGTTGACTCCGTGTTACTACTGGTTGATGCCGTTGATGGTCCTATGCCTCAAACCCGTTTCGTCACACAAAAAGCGTTACAACGTGGTTTACGTCCGATTGTTGTCATTAATAAAGTCGATCGTGATGGCGCACGCCCTGATTGGGTATTAGACCAAACATTCGACTTATTCGACCGTTTAGGCGCAGATGAAGCGCAATTAGATTTCCCCGTGATTTACGCCTCTGGTTTACAAGGTTATGCAGGTTTAACCTCTGATATCCGTGGGGGAGATATGCAAATCCTGTTTGAAGCCATTATTGAACATGTACCGATTCCTGATGTTGACCCTGATGAACCATTCCAATTACAAGTAAGTGCCCTAGATTACTCCAGCTATGTCGGTATTATCGGGATTGGACGAATTTCTAGCGGACGCATCAAAACCAATACCCCTGTTGCAGTCATTGATACAAAAGGCGAAAAACGGCAAGGGCGGATTTTACAAGTCTTCGGTTTCCACGGTTTAGACCGTGTAGAAATGCCCGAAGCAACTGCGGGCGATATTATTGCGTTTACAGGCTTAGACCCCTTATATATTTCCGACACCATCTGTGACCCTACCCATATTGTTGCTTTACCTGCGTTAACCGTAGATGAACCAACCGTGAGCATGACTTTCCAAGTCAATACGTCTCCTTTATCAGGACAAGATGGGAAATATGTCACTTCTCGCCAAATTCGTGAACGCTTACAGCGGGAATTATTACATAACGTCGCGCTACGGGTTGCCGACACCGATGACCCTGATAAATTTATCGTGTCAGGACGGGGCGAATTACACTTAGGGATTTTAATTGAAAACATGCGCCGTGAAGGGTATGAATTAGGTGTATCACGTCCGCAAGTTATTACCAAAATTATTGATGGCGTTCGTCATGAACCCTTTGAAAGTTTAACCGTTGATGTGGAAGAAACGCATCAAGGGACAATCATGGAATTACTCGGCAATCGTAAAGCCGATTTACTGAACATGACACCAGACGGCAAAGGGCGTGTTCGCTTAGACTTTGAAATTCCTTCACGCGGTTTAATTGGCTTCCGTACAGAGTTCTTAACTGCAACCTCAGGCACAGGCTTGCTTTATCACATTTTCGACCATTATGGTCCAATGAAAGCAGGCAGCATCGGACAACGTAACAACGGCGTGTTGATTGCAAACGGGGCAGGTAAAGCCGTTGCTTATGCCTTATTCACCTTACAAGAGCGCGGACGCTTATTTGTCGGTCATGGCGATGCAGTTTACGAAGGCATGGTGATTGGGATTCACTCTCGTAGCAATGACCTCGTCGTCAACCCATTAAAAGCCAAGCAATTAACCAATATTCGCGCGGCGGGTTCTGATGAAAATATTTTATTAACACCACCGATTCGTTACTCTTTAGAACAAGCCTTAGAATTCATTGATGATGATGAATTAGTTGAAGTTACCCCAAAAGCAGTACGGATTCGTAAACAATTACTGGGCGAAAACGACCGCAAACGCGCGTCACGGGCAAGTAGCGACGTGTAG
- the argE gene encoding acetylornithine deacetylase, translating to MMPQPPPYPISQPLLAQLIAFDTTSRYSNLQLIEFVRDYLAQWQIDSTLTFDDSRKKANLYATIGKATTGGILLSGHTDVVPVDGQNWQTEPFHLVEQAGKLFGRGSTDMKGFLAVCLAFVPYWAEHPLKMPIHLAFSYDEEVGCLGVRRLIANLAEQTIRPRFCVIGEPTEMRVIQAHKGKISMRCHVHGQSCHSSLTHQGVNAVEYAAEIIGYLKNMARRLRDKGPWDDSFDPPYTTIHTGKIQGGTALNIVPEHCVFDFEFRYLPNQDGQQLLAEIIAFAERKLLPEMQSVTTDVGFIWEELATFASLNTAETEEIVTLAKQLAVTEQVGKVSFGTEGGLFQQAGVSTIICGPGSIQQAHKPNEFITTEQLHQCECFMQRLTNQLLSE from the coding sequence ATGATGCCACAACCGCCACCTTACCCCATCAGTCAACCTTTACTGGCGCAATTAATCGCGTTTGATACAACGAGTCGCTATTCAAATCTGCAATTAATTGAGTTCGTCCGCGATTACTTAGCACAATGGCAAATTGATTCAACCTTGACATTTGACGATAGCCGAAAAAAAGCCAATTTATACGCAACGATTGGTAAGGCAACAACAGGCGGTATTTTATTGTCTGGACACACAGATGTTGTACCTGTGGATGGACAAAACTGGCAAACAGAACCTTTTCATCTCGTCGAACAAGCAGGAAAATTATTTGGACGGGGCAGTACCGACATGAAAGGCTTTTTGGCTGTCTGCCTTGCTTTTGTACCGTATTGGGCAGAACACCCCCTAAAAATGCCGATTCATTTAGCCTTTTCTTATGATGAAGAAGTAGGCTGTTTAGGGGTACGACGTTTAATTGCAAATCTCGCAGAGCAAACAATACGCCCGCGTTTTTGTGTGATTGGTGAACCAACTGAAATGCGCGTGATACAAGCCCATAAAGGCAAGATTAGTATGCGCTGTCATGTTCACGGACAATCCTGCCACTCTAGCCTAACCCATCAAGGTGTGAACGCAGTAGAATATGCGGCTGAAATAATTGGCTATTTAAAGAATATGGCGCGTCGTTTACGGGATAAAGGCCCTTGGGATGATAGTTTTGACCCCCCTTACACCACCATACACACGGGCAAAATTCAGGGGGGAACAGCATTAAACATCGTTCCCGAACATTGCGTATTTGATTTTGAATTTCGCTATTTACCCAATCAGGACGGACAACAATTATTAGCTGAAATCATAGCATTTGCAGAACGTAAGTTACTGCCAGAAATGCAATCAGTCACAACAGATGTGGGGTTTATTTGGGAAGAACTTGCCACCTTTGCAAGCCTAAATACCGCAGAAACAGAGGAAATCGTCACACTTGCTAAACAATTAGCCGTTACCGAACAAGTTGGCAAAGTCAGTTTTGGTACAGAAGGCGGACTCTTTCAACAAGCAGGAGTTTCCACGATTATCTGCGGACCAGGCAGTATTCAGCAAGCGCATAAACCTAACGAATTTATCACCACCGAGCAACTACATCAGTGCGAATGCTTTATGCAACGGCTAACCAACCAATTACTCAGTGAGTAA
- a CDS encoding Mth938-like domain-containing protein, translating into MKLHLATSDNINYIQAYDKTSITIREKQYLNNVLIMPTRLEAWTATGFSTLTADDFMILTTWKPALVLLGTADKLRFPPSEVLSPLIKLGIGVEVMDRYAACRTFNILVAEGRDVAAALLLTE; encoded by the coding sequence ATGAAATTACATTTAGCGACATCAGATAACATTAATTATATTCAAGCTTATGATAAAACTAGTATTACTATTCGAGAAAAGCAGTATTTAAATAATGTGTTAATTATGCCGACTCGCTTGGAGGCATGGACAGCAACAGGATTTTCTACGTTGACCGCAGATGATTTTATGATTTTAACGACGTGGAAGCCCGCACTGGTTTTATTGGGAACAGCAGATAAATTACGCTTTCCCCCCAGTGAAGTCTTAAGTCCCTTGATTAAGCTGGGAATTGGGGTAGAAGTGATGGATAGGTATGCGGCTTGTCGCACATTTAATATTTTAGTGGCAGAGGGGCGCGATGTTGCCGCTGCATTGTTACTCACTGAGTAA
- a CDS encoding tetratricopeptide repeat protein produces the protein MQIKMGSDPVFKDRIVVANQSPTRNYTALSMGGLMIIGVVAGLAYVSPHIPHSFLESSPTEENAPVTPDNTANASEHHTATKSNSAVMTPLKPVDPPKPPTNFVEKPKTDDKTPQTVATAKPIEAKPAPTPTETKTETTPPTSNSNTNNTEAPQTNPTPTATPTTTPPPTETIATTNTVQTPPPAQPVDEVATLVDKAQKQIERTRLTTPAGDNAFETYEALKKISPDAADKVREQIVKRYIEQSQKAVERGRITSSGGAFEMYRKLNEIAPENKDTQALMNSMLNTLQKQASAQIQKGNLINPDGNNAYATYQDIIAIYPTSEMAKVLLQDIVKALLEKADKQVDQRKYLTPKDDNAYASYQAVLEMSPNNKKATEGIKNIVKQYQKHASTKQKEGDYKASMTFIEAGLQINPTDKSLLELREKAEKKLR, from the coding sequence ATGCAAATTAAGATGGGTTCTGATCCAGTTTTTAAAGATCGGATTGTTGTGGCAAACCAATCCCCCACTCGAAATTATACGGCACTTAGCATGGGGGGACTTATGATCATTGGGGTTGTCGCTGGTTTAGCCTACGTATCTCCCCATATCCCACACTCCTTTTTAGAAAGTTCCCCCACAGAAGAAAATGCACCTGTCACCCCTGACAATACTGCAAATGCAAGTGAACACCATACGGCAACTAAATCAAACTCAGCCGTTATGACCCCTTTAAAACCCGTTGATCCGCCTAAACCTCCCACGAATTTTGTAGAAAAACCTAAAACAGACGATAAAACACCCCAAACCGTCGCTACCGCTAAACCCATAGAAGCGAAACCAGCCCCAACGCCAACAGAAACAAAAACCGAAACAACGCCACCGACAAGTAATAGTAATACCAATAATACAGAAGCCCCACAAACTAACCCAACGCCAACCGCAACACCGACGACAACGCCCCCCCCCACTGAAACCATTGCTACAACAAATACAGTGCAAACCCCACCACCAGCGCAACCAGTGGATGAAGTTGCAACGTTAGTTGATAAAGCGCAAAAGCAAATTGAACGCACCCGCTTAACCACACCTGCTGGGGATAATGCTTTTGAAACCTACGAAGCCTTAAAAAAAATATCGCCTGATGCAGCGGACAAAGTGCGTGAACAAATTGTGAAGCGTTATATTGAACAGAGTCAAAAAGCCGTAGAACGGGGACGCATTACCAGCAGTGGCGGAGCTTTTGAGATGTATCGCAAACTCAACGAAATTGCCCCAGAAAACAAAGATACCCAAGCATTAATGAACTCAATGCTAAATACTTTGCAAAAACAAGCCAGTGCACAAATACAAAAAGGCAATTTAATCAATCCTGATGGCAACAATGCCTACGCCACTTATCAAGACATCATTGCCATTTATCCTACCAGCGAAATGGCAAAAGTCCTGCTACAAGATATTGTCAAAGCCTTACTCGAAAAAGCGGATAAACAAGTCGACCAACGTAAATACCTAACCCCAAAAGATGATAATGCTTACGCCAGTTACCAAGCCGTTTTAGAAATGTCGCCAAACAATAAAAAAGCAACGGAAGGGATTAAAAATATTGTGAAACAATATCAAAAACACGCAAGCACGAAACAAAAAGAAGGCGACTACAAAGCCAGTATGACCTTCATCGAGGCAGGGCTACAAATTAACCCCACGGATAAAAGCTTGCTAGAATTACGTGAAAAAGCTGAAAAGAAACTCAGATAA
- a CDS encoding UDP-N-acetylmuramoyl-L-alanyl-D-glutamate--2,6-diaminopimelate ligase has product MYLSDLLNDNTLLPSAHNPQIYQLHNNSQLVNTGAVFFALAGTKKHGEIYINDAIARGAVAILKEAPVSRFELLNDQIPCISIPNLSQQLGEIAARFYQYPANNMRLTGITGTNGKTSVCHFIAQLLNDQTPTALIGTLGYTTYKEYNLISTHHTTPDALQLQAIFAEFRAKNITDVSMEVSSHALAQGRVNALHFKTAVFTNLSRDHLDYHQTMEEYAEVKRLLFQWEGLENAVINIDDPVGRNFLARLPNHVHCLTYGLDTDNLMNKPMISAEIINRDLQGCTLLLKTPVGQQQVSIPLFGQFNISNVLAAVGVLLSYNIPFDTVIKSLPHLKPVAGRMEYFHTDDSPTIIVDYAHTPDALQKVLLTLRQHCKGQLYCVFGCGGNRDRGKRPLMGEIAQTIADQVVITDDNPRQEDSNAIIRDILAGCHTNAPVQPRVIANREEAIRATIQHAMRQDIVLIAGKGHEDYQEIGDQCLYFSDRQLVKDILKH; this is encoded by the coding sequence ATGTACCTATCCGATTTATTAAACGACAATACGTTATTACCATCCGCCCATAACCCCCAAATTTACCAGCTACACAACAACAGCCAGCTTGTGAATACGGGTGCGGTTTTTTTCGCCCTTGCAGGCACAAAAAAACATGGCGAGATTTATATTAACGATGCTATCGCCCGCGGTGCTGTTGCTATTCTAAAAGAAGCACCTGTTTCCCGTTTTGAACTGCTCAATGACCAAATTCCCTGCATATCCATTCCCAATCTCAGCCAACAACTCGGCGAAATAGCAGCCCGTTTTTACCAATATCCTGCAAACAACATGCGTTTGACAGGCATTACAGGTACAAATGGTAAAACCTCCGTCTGTCATTTCATTGCACAACTACTCAATGACCAAACCCCCACGGCACTCATCGGTACACTGGGCTATACCACTTATAAAGAATACAACCTAATATCCACACACCATACCACCCCCGACGCGCTCCAACTACAAGCCATTTTTGCCGAATTTCGCGCTAAAAATATTACGGATGTTTCGATGGAAGTCTCCTCCCACGCACTTGCCCAAGGACGTGTTAACGCACTTCACTTTAAAACAGCCGTCTTTACAAATCTCAGTCGTGACCACTTAGACTACCATCAAACGATGGAAGAATACGCCGAAGTTAAACGGCTACTTTTCCAATGGGAAGGGCTAGAAAACGCAGTCATTAATATCGATGACCCCGTCGGGCGCAATTTTCTCGCACGCCTACCCAACCATGTACACTGCCTCACCTATGGACTAGATACTGATAATCTCATGAATAAACCAATGATTTCAGCAGAGATTATTAACCGCGATTTACAAGGCTGTACCCTACTGCTAAAAACTCCCGTTGGACAACAACAAGTCTCTATTCCCCTCTTTGGACAATTTAATATCAGCAATGTCCTTGCGGCTGTCGGTGTTCTACTCAGTTACAACATTCCTTTTGATACCGTAATAAAATCCCTACCCCATTTAAAACCCGTCGCGGGACGCATGGAATACTTCCACACGGATGACAGCCCCACAATTATTGTTGACTACGCACACACACCTGATGCCCTGCAAAAAGTCTTATTGACACTCAGACAACACTGTAAAGGGCAACTTTATTGCGTCTTTGGCTGTGGTGGCAATCGTGACCGAGGCAAACGCCCCCTCATGGGAGAAATCGCCCAAACCATTGCTGATCAAGTCGTGATTACAGACGACAACCCCCGCCAAGAAGACTCAAATGCCATCATTCGAGATATTCTCGCAGGCTGTCACACAAACGCGCCTGTACAACCCCGCGTCATTGCCAATCGAGAAGAAGCCATTCGCGCAACCATTCAACACGCGATGAGACAAGACATCGTCCTTATTGCAGGCAAAGGGCATGAAGACTATCAAGAAATTGGCGACCAATGCCTATACTTTAGCGACCGCCAACTAGTCAAAGACATTCTAAAACACTAA
- a CDS encoding urease accessory protein UreF, with translation MHLTPLLHLLHLVSPTLPVGMFAYSQGLESATHQQWIQDEASTQTWITGLLQNTLTYLDLAILARLHHAWQNNDLEQIEEWNSYLYASRESAELRAEDKHLGLALARLLKELNIPHAQDFYQQQKATCYATLFSLAAVHWQIPVTETLTGYAWSWLENQTMAAVKLIPLGQTAGQRILLHTQMLIPQCVERSLQLTDAEIGIFSPMLAISSALHETQYSRLFRS, from the coding sequence ATGCACCTGACACCCCTGCTCCATCTCCTTCACCTTGTTAGCCCAACCTTACCCGTTGGCATGTTTGCCTATTCACAAGGATTAGAATCAGCAACCCATCAACAATGGATACAAGATGAAGCCAGCACACAGACATGGATAACAGGACTATTACAAAACACACTGACCTACTTAGACCTTGCTATCCTTGCCCGTTTACACCATGCATGGCAAAACAACGACCTTGAACAAATTGAGGAATGGAATAGCTATTTATATGCATCTCGAGAATCCGCCGAACTACGTGCGGAAGATAAACATTTAGGATTAGCCCTAGCTCGCTTACTCAAAGAGCTTAATATTCCTCATGCCCAAGATTTTTATCAACAACAAAAGGCGACTTGCTACGCGACCCTCTTCAGCCTAGCCGCCGTACACTGGCAAATCCCTGTTACTGAAACCCTGACAGGTTACGCATGGAGTTGGCTCGAAAATCAAACGATGGCAGCGGTTAAACTCATTCCACTCGGACAAACCGCAGGACAACGCATTCTTTTACACACACAAATGCTTATCCCGCAATGTGTTGAACGCAGTTTACAACTAACAGATGCAGAAATAGGCATTTTCTCCCCGATGCTTGCTATCAGTAGCGCGTTACATGAAACGCAATATTCCCGATTGTTTCGTTCTTAA
- a CDS encoding arylesterase, with translation MLKNLLFCLVLLLWGGFTQAKTPTLLVVGDSLSAGYGITLEQGWVALLEKRLTNDEKYQAWKVVNASISGDTTSGGRARLSALLSTHQPQVVILELGGNDGLRGLNLKEMRENLMRMITESQQAGATVILFGMKIPPNYGEVYTQRFEQIYQQLASEYQLIFLPFFLEGVAGIPEKMQADGIHPKAEAQAQLLENVWSTLEPVLQSQKQE, from the coding sequence ATGTTAAAAAACCTGTTGTTTTGTCTTGTGCTCTTATTATGGGGTGGGTTTACGCAGGCAAAAACCCCTACCCTATTAGTTGTGGGGGATAGCTTGAGTGCAGGCTATGGAATTACTCTCGAACAAGGCTGGGTCGCGTTATTAGAAAAACGTTTAACCAATGATGAAAAATATCAGGCGTGGAAGGTGGTTAACGCCAGCATTAGCGGTGATACGACCAGTGGCGGACGAGCGCGATTATCCGCTTTATTAAGTACGCATCAACCGCAAGTTGTCATTTTAGAATTGGGGGGGAATGATGGTTTACGTGGGTTGAATTTAAAGGAAATGCGCGAAAATTTAATGCGGATGATTACTGAAAGCCAACAAGCAGGCGCGACGGTGATTTTATTCGGGATGAAAATCCCCCCGAATTATGGTGAAGTTTATACTCAGCGGTTTGAGCAAATTTATCAGCAATTAGCAAGCGAGTATCAGTTAATTTTCCTGCCTTTTTTCTTGGAGGGGGTTGCAGGCATTCCAGAAAAGATGCAAGCCGATGGCATTCACCCAAAAGCGGAAGCTCAAGCGCAATTATTAGAGAATGTTTGGTCGACACTTGAACCTGTCTTACAGTCGCAGAAACAGGAGTGA
- a CDS encoding ABC transporter ATP-binding protein: MTESLKTVVKAEQVGKQVHAPEGVLTLLSAVDLHIQQGEAVAIVGASGSGKSTLLGLLAGLDNPSTGEVTLLGTSLNQLDEDGRAKLRAGKVGFVFQSFHLLQGLTALENVMLPLELAGDNRAKASASSLLEQVGLSHRLQHTPQQLSGGEQQRVALARAFAGQPQVLFADEPTGNLDQATGHRIVELLFKLREEQGTALVLVTHDNELANRCDRRYTLDNGRVVSSASPSA, from the coding sequence ATGACAGAATCCTTAAAAACAGTCGTGAAAGCAGAGCAGGTAGGTAAACAAGTCCATGCCCCTGAAGGGGTATTGACCTTGTTAAGTGCGGTTGACTTACACATTCAACAAGGGGAAGCCGTCGCCATTGTCGGTGCGTCAGGTTCAGGAAAATCTACCTTATTGGGATTATTGGCAGGCTTAGATAATCCAAGTACAGGCGAAGTAACTTTATTAGGGACTTCTTTAAATCAATTGGATGAGGACGGACGGGCGAAATTACGGGCGGGCAAAGTGGGCTTTGTGTTTCAATCTTTTCATTTGTTACAAGGATTAACTGCATTAGAAAATGTGATGTTGCCGTTAGAATTAGCGGGCGATAATCGAGCCAAAGCCAGTGCGAGCAGTTTATTAGAGCAAGTCGGCTTAAGTCATCGTTTACAACATACGCCACAGCAATTATCAGGTGGTGAACAACAGCGCGTTGCCCTAGCACGAGCATTTGCAGGACAGCCACAAGTTCTATTTGCCGATGAGCCGACGGGTAATCTTGACCAAGCAACAGGACATCGAATTGTCGAGTTACTTTTTAAGTTACGGGAAGAACAAGGCACAGCATTAGTATTGGTGACGCATGATAATGAATTAGCCAATCGTTGTGACCGTCGTTATACCTTAGATAACGGGCGCGTTGTGTCATCAGCCAGTCCCAGCGCGTAG